GTAATCCTGGTAGCGCGAGCGCAAGCCGAGGAGGATGTCATAGGTCTCCTCGATCGAGGGCTCGGGGATCTCGATTTTCTGGAAGCGGCGCGCCAGGGCGCGGTCCTTCTCGAAGTATTTCTTGTACTCCTCGTGGGTGGTCGTGCCGATGCAGCGCAGCTTACCCAGGGCCAGCACCGGCTTGAGTATGTTGGCGGCATCCAGCGCACCGCCCGATACCGCTCCGGCGCCGATGACGGTGTGGATCTCGTCGATGAACAGGATGGCGTTCTTTTCATGCTGCAGGACGTTCAGCACTTTTTTCAGCCGTTCCTCGAAATCGCCGCGGTAGCGGGTCCCGGCCAGCAAAGCCCCCATGTCCAGGGCGTAGATCTTGATGGAACGCAGCGCCGGCGGCACCTGCCCCTGCACCACCCGCTGCGCCAGCCCCTCGGTGATGGCGGTCTTGCCGACGCCTGGATCGCCGACATGGACGGGATTGTTCTTGCTGCGCCGGCAGAGGACCTGCAGCGTCCTCGACAGGATATCTTCGCGGCCGATCAGCGGTTCGCCCGTCCTTGGCGGTCGGGGCCTCCTTTTTACGTCCGCGCGCCCTGTCGCTCCCTGCAGCGGCGCCATTTACTGCCGCTGCGGCCGGAGCGGCCGCGTCGGGGCCGTGAGTGATGGCGTTGAGCAGGTCGTAGCGGCTGACCCCCTGGCGCTGCAGCATGTAGGCGGCGAAAGACTCCTTTTCCTCCAGCAGGGCGGCGTAAATGTCGCCGATGGCCAATTCCTTTTTCTCGGCAGCGACCGTGTGGACGATCGCCTGTTCCATCAATTCCTGAAACCCGAGCGAGGCCACCGGGTCGAAGCCGGTCGCCTTCGGCACCTTTTCGTTGAGGTAGGTCTCCAGTTCCTTTTTCAGCAGCTCGACATTGGCGCCGCACTGGCTGATGATGGCCGCCGGGTTTTCAAAAAAAAGCGACACGTAGAAGAGATGCTCGGGGGTCAGGTATTCGCTGGTGCGGCTGCGGGCATCGGCGAAGGCCACGGCCAGGATGCGATTCAATTCCTCGTTGATTTCCATTTTTTAGCCGGTGATCGGTTCAGGCTTCCTCGTAGCTGCAGCGCAGCGGGAATTCATGCTGGCGGGCCAGGGCATGCACCTGCGCCACCTTGGTGCGCGCGATGTCCAGGGAATAGACGCCGCAATTGCCGCTACCGCGGCGGTGCACGTCGAGCATGATTTGGGTGGCCTCCTGGGCAGGTTTATGAAATATTTTGACCAGGATCTCGACCACGAACTCCATGGTCGTAAAATGATCGTTGTGCAAAACGACCCGGTACATCTTCGGCTCGCGTATTTCGGTCTCTTCCTTTATCTGCAGTTCTGCATCGGACCCGAAAATAGTATTTTGATCACTGCCCATGGCTGGCCTCTATCTCCCGGCCAATTTTAGCCGATTGCTCCCCGACTGTCAACAAACAAATCAGTTGCTATTGCTTTCATTAAAACTACTTTCTATAATGTTTTTTCTTTTATTTGGCAGAATGAAGAATCCAAAA
The window above is part of the Candidatus Aminicenantes bacterium genome. Proteins encoded here:
- the clpS gene encoding ATP-dependent Clp protease adapter ClpS, with the translated sequence MGSDQNTIFGSDAELQIKEETEIREPKMYRVVLHNDHFTTMEFVVEILVKIFHKPAQEATQIMLDVHRRGSGNCGVYSLDIARTKVAQVHALARQHEFPLRCSYEEA